The following coding sequences are from one Pirellulales bacterium window:
- a CDS encoding twin-arginine translocase TatA/TatE family subunit — MLFAFLPNIGGPELIILGILAVLLFGSRLPEVARNLGKGVTEFKKGLRNIEGEIDDATRERRVSHYDEPIDEREAPTAPKFEPPKSEPHEVAETPTVDATPHGNPG, encoded by the coding sequence ATGTTGTTTGCGTTTCTTCCCAATATCGGTGGGCCGGAATTGATTATTCTCGGCATCCTTGCCGTGCTGCTATTTGGCAGCCGCCTTCCAGAAGTCGCCCGCAATCTTGGCAAAGGCGTGACGGAATTCAAAAAGGGCCTGCGAAATATCGAAGGTGAGATCGACGATGCGACGCGCGAACGCCGCGTTTCGCATTACGACGAACCGATCGACGAGCGCGAAGCGCCCACCGCGCCAAAGTTTGAGCCGCCGAAGTCGGAACCCCACGAAGTCGCCGAAACTCCCACCGTCGACGCCACCCCGCACGGCAACCCCGGCTGA